A portion of the Marinitoga litoralis genome contains these proteins:
- a CDS encoding coiled-coil domain-containing protein → MNFELNELITGLKEKINIIDNYIESIEKNFSKTIKKLEEKEDAILKNIDQLNMAQKEIITENSKLKEKINNSNNDLISLSKKIKFINEKAEKISEDFYSFNKKYDLELSKIKYIKEKTEKSLSQLLNELENKKNEIERILENLNEIKNRYESEIDINKIVGEQFNLFFEELFKKIEKDLKDKIEETLDETYSLYEDYKDKIESIARRIDRDIKKVNDEITYLKLSVSRIDAALDNKIAKALKDLEKNIINHIDEKFETDKKSFINKMFRK, encoded by the coding sequence ATGAATTTTGAACTAAATGAACTAATAACAGGGTTAAAGGAAAAAATTAATATTATTGATAATTATATTGAAAGTATTGAAAAAAACTTTTCTAAAACAATAAAAAAATTAGAAGAAAAAGAAGATGCAATATTAAAAAACATTGATCAACTTAATATGGCTCAAAAAGAAATTATTACAGAAAATTCTAAATTAAAAGAGAAAATTAATAATTCAAATAATGATTTAATATCTTTATCTAAAAAAATAAAATTTATAAATGAAAAAGCTGAAAAAATTTCAGAAGATTTTTATTCATTTAATAAAAAATATGATTTGGAATTATCAAAAATAAAATATATAAAAGAAAAAACCGAAAAATCATTATCGCAATTATTAAATGAACTAGAAAATAAAAAAAATGAAATAGAACGTATTTTAGAAAATTTAAATGAAATAAAAAATAGATATGAATCAGAAATTGATATAAATAAAATTGTAGGTGAGCAATTTAATTTATTTTTTGAAGAATTATTTAAAAAAATAGAGAAGGATTTAAAAGATAAAATTGAAGAAACTTTAGATGAGACATATTCACTATATGAAGATTATAAAGATAAAATTGAAAGTATTGCTAGAAGAATAGATAGGGATATAAAAAAAGTAAATGATGAAATCACATATTTAAAATTAAGTGTTTCAAGAATTGATGCTGCATTAGACAATAAGATAGCAAAGGCATTAAAAGATTTAGAAAAAAATATAATTAATCATATTGACGAAAAATTTGAAACAGATAAAAAAAGCTTTATCAATAAAATGTTCAGAAAATAA
- a CDS encoding AAA family ATPase has translation MRKIDKVYIHKNAFKAIKRNEKLFIEFNKFIQKINNISSKQIKIISNGHYRGRLSYKNRIIFDFLDNSILVYMIGNHDIYNKIDYSLDKYNNIINLDGFQIIELSKNNINKIPKIKHIDLYLRNDSIQNEIINNTIYIDNFHYGISGIAGSGKTTVLNKLAYTFLKDNKNFMYLTYNTKLKDYFFNLVKKYYEEENEDFSRVKRDLKVYTFNEFIRNLINGYNLNIYLENYISDYTCENILKDIIEKSKKDFSNLSFHTSEIAKFINSLFTDIDYNDNVNDIQFKIEKKFERKNKGISYTEKDIKLLRFIIKNYYDILKKDNRKPFYHIYNDIDISQLNFTEKYIFIDEMQDLSIIEFEFIKKVFKDNKLVFTYDINQNITYNDAKDRNILNRVKSFNANDIKYFNLKYNYRNSYAINKFANLFANNIEFVNGNHNHIPVKIYIGDKNKLITILEKSSQEKQIFIGTITPCDYKDYKKKKYIEYFTIDEVKGLEFTNIVILDFYYNKKKSIDDINIKKWYVAITRAKENLLIHFNNIKEFEDFKKKFNIDNLITENLIEFGEDIKIINLFINDLVYEDTQEIENLKLLEAEKLFKEYEKYKNNSSLEKALDLLIDINYNYYLEEKINLLQIPNDILESIINNRIIKNDIRSVQNFIHIIPKNIIKNIFIKIISDFSKFEKFMEVFNDNEKLDYLFNIVFNDYINIDDEDFIYIKNYFIDLCINNYQKTNNNIFLEYIAKTHEKFKDNEQAIEYYFKIKNYKKVIDLSKSIKISTNTISDIIFNSYVKIEDNKKIFEKYNELYNDNKFLEKLKKIDNNKYEEFYYIFYLNEFDEFLNNIKGRIK, from the coding sequence TTGAGAAAAATAGATAAAGTTTATATACATAAAAATGCTTTTAAAGCAATAAAAAGAAATGAAAAACTTTTTATTGAGTTCAATAAATTTATACAAAAAATAAATAATATTAGTTCTAAACAAATAAAAATAATTTCTAATGGTCATTATAGAGGGAGACTTAGCTACAAAAATAGAATTATCTTTGATTTTTTAGATAATTCTATATTAGTATACATGATTGGAAACCATGATATATATAATAAAATAGATTATTCTTTAGATAAATATAATAATATTATTAATTTAGATGGATTTCAAATAATTGAATTATCAAAAAATAACATTAATAAAATACCAAAAATTAAACACATTGATTTATATTTAAGAAATGATAGTATTCAAAACGAGATCATTAATAATACAATTTACATTGATAATTTTCATTATGGAATTAGTGGTATTGCTGGAAGTGGAAAAACCACTGTTTTAAATAAGTTAGCATATACGTTTTTAAAGGACAATAAAAACTTTATGTATTTAACATATAATACTAAATTAAAAGATTACTTTTTTAATTTAGTAAAAAAATATTATGAAGAAGAGAACGAAGATTTTTCCAGGGTAAAAAGAGATTTAAAAGTTTATACCTTTAATGAATTTATTAGAAATTTAATTAATGGTTATAATTTAAATATTTACTTAGAGAATTATATTTCTGATTACACTTGTGAGAATATATTAAAAGATATTATAGAAAAATCAAAAAAAGATTTTAGCAATCTTAGCTTTCATACAAGTGAAATTGCAAAATTTATAAATTCATTATTTACGGATATTGACTATAATGATAATGTAAATGATATACAATTTAAAATTGAGAAAAAATTCGAAAGAAAAAACAAAGGTATATCATATACAGAAAAAGATATTAAATTATTGAGATTTATTATAAAAAACTATTATGATATATTAAAAAAAGATAATAGAAAACCATTTTATCATATATATAATGATATTGATATAAGTCAATTAAATTTTACTGAAAAATATATATTTATTGATGAAATGCAAGATTTATCTATAATTGAATTTGAATTTATTAAAAAAGTTTTTAAAGATAATAAATTAGTATTTACATATGACATAAACCAAAACATTACATATAATGATGCTAAAGATAGAAATATATTAAATAGAGTCAAAAGTTTTAATGCTAATGATATTAAATATTTTAATCTGAAATACAATTATAGAAATTCATACGCAATAAACAAATTTGCAAATTTATTTGCTAATAACATTGAATTTGTAAATGGTAATCACAATCATATTCCTGTAAAAATTTATATAGGAGATAAAAATAAACTTATTACGATTTTAGAAAAAAGTTCTCAAGAAAAACAAATTTTTATTGGCACTATCACTCCATGTGATTATAAAGACTATAAAAAAAAGAAATATATAGAATATTTTACTATTGATGAAGTTAAAGGACTTGAATTTACAAATATAGTAATTTTAGATTTTTATTATAATAAAAAGAAATCCATTGACGATATTAATATAAAAAAATGGTATGTTGCCATTACTAGAGCAAAGGAAAATTTATTAATACATTTTAATAACATAAAAGAATTTGAAGATTTTAAAAAAAAGTTCAATATTGATAACTTAATAACGGAAAATTTAATTGAATTTGGAGAAGATATAAAAATTATAAATTTGTTTATTAACGATCTAGTATATGAAGATACACAGGAAATTGAAAACCTTAAATTATTAGAAGCGGAAAAATTATTTAAAGAATATGAAAAATATAAAAATAATTCTTCTTTAGAAAAAGCATTAGATTTATTAATTGATATTAATTATAATTATTATTTAGAAGAAAAAATAAACTTATTACAGATACCAAACGATATTTTAGAAAGTATAATTAATAATAGAATAATAAAGAATGATATTAGGTCAGTACAAAATTTTATACATATTATTCCTAAAAATATAATTAAAAATATTTTCATAAAAATTATAAGTGATTTTTCAAAATTTGAAAAATTTATGGAAGTATTTAATGATAATGAAAAATTAGATTATTTATTTAATATTGTTTTCAATGATTATATAAATATCGATGACGAAGATTTTATATATATAAAAAATTATTTTATAGATTTATGTATAAACAACTATCAAAAAACAAATAATAATATATTCTTAGAATATATAGCTAAAACGCATGAAAAATTTAAAGATAACGAACAGGCTATTGAATATTATTTCAAAATTAAAAATTATAAAAAGGTTATTGATCTTTCAAAAAGTATAAAAATATCAACAAATACAATTAGTGATATAATATTCAATTCATATGTGAAAATTGAAGATAATAAAAAAATATTCGAAAAATATAATGAATTATATAATGATAATAAATTCTTAGAAAAACTTAAAAAAATTGATAATAATAAATATGAAGAATTTTATTATATTTTTTATTTAAACGAATTTGATGAATTTCTAAATAATATAAAAGGGAGGATAAAATGA